From the Theobroma cacao cultivar B97-61/B2 chromosome 2, Criollo_cocoa_genome_V2, whole genome shotgun sequence genome, one window contains:
- the LOC18609691 gene encoding glyceraldehyde-3-phosphate dehydrogenase, cytosolic gives MASDKKIKIGINGFGRIGRLVARVALQRNDVELVAVNDPFITTDYMTYMFKYDSVHGQWKHHNVKVKDSKTLLFGEKPVTVFGIRNPEEIPWAETGAEFVVESTGVFTDKDKAAAHLKGGAKKVVISAPSKDAPMFVVGVNEKEYKPELDIVSNASCTTNCLAPLAKVINDRFGIVEGLMTTVHSITATQKTVDGPSMKDWRGGRAASFNIIPSSTGAAKAVGKVLPALNGKLTGMSFRVPTVDVSVVDLTVRLAKSASYDEIKAAIREESEGKLKGILGYIEEDVVSTDFVGDSRSSIFDAKAGIALNGNFVKLVSWYDNEWGYSSRVIDLIVHMASTQAC, from the exons ATGG CCTCAGACAAGAAGATTAAGATCGGGATTAACG GATTTGGAAGAATCGGACGTTTGGTTGCCAGAGTCGCTCTCCAGAGGAACGACGTTGAACTCGTTGCCGTTAACGATCCCTTCATTACTACTGATTACATG ACGTACATGTTCAAATACGACAGCGTTCACGGTCAATGGAAACACCATAATGTTAAGGTCAAAGACTCTAAAACCCTTCTCTTCGGCGAGAAACCCGTCACTGTTTTCGGAATCAG GAATCCTGAGGAGATTCCATGGGCCGAGACTGGAGCTGAGTTCGTTGTTGAGTCAACTGGAGTGTTCACTGACAAGGATAAGGCTGCTGCTCACTTGAaa GGTGGTGCTAAGAAGGTAGTGATCTCTGCTCCAAGCAAAGATGCGCCCATGTTTGTAGTGGGTGTGAACGAGAAGGAATACAAGCCAGAGCTTGACATTGTTTCCAATGCTAGCTGCACCACCAACTGTCTTGCTCCCCTTGCCAAGGTTATCAATGACAGATTTGGAATTGTAGAGGGTCTCATGACCACCGTTCACTCAATTACTG CCACACAAAAGACTGTTGATGGACCATCAATGAAGGACTGGAGAGGTGGCAGAGCTGCTTCCTTCAACATCATTCCAAGCAGCACTGGTGCTGCCAAG GCTGTTGGAAAAGTTCTACCTGCCCTCAATGGTAAATTGACTGGAATGTCCTTCCGAGTTCCCACCGTCGATGTATCAGTTGTGGACCTAACCGTTAGGCTTGCGAAGTCTGCATCTTATGACGAGATCAAAGCTGCTATCAG GGAGGAGTCTGAGGGCAAGCTTAAGGGCATTTTAGGTTACATTGAAGAAGATGTTGTCTCCACAGACTTTGTTGGTGACAGCAG GTCGAGCATATTTGATGCCAAGGCTGGTATTGCTCTGAATGGGAACTTCGTGAAACTTGTGTCCTGGTATGACAATGAATGGGGTTACAG TTCTCGTGTGATTGACTTGATTGTTCACATGGCATCCACCCAAGCTTGTTGA
- the LOC18609692 gene encoding pentatricopeptide repeat-containing protein At3g04130, mitochondrial encodes MIGHFQNCLRRIRFLTQPSISRALLHASSESFTLALPVESSYFSGSGHQVVGQYDIDVLIGKVRVGSSHEEVFQCLMSDRECNAIQLSHDLVEKLLHRFNDDWKSALGAFKWAASHPGYKPSPQAYDLMVDILGKMKQMDHMKDFLEEMRQGHFVTLNTIAKVMRRFAGAREWENAVRIFDELETFGLEKNTYSMNLLLDTLCKEKYVERAREIFLLLKSHIAPDAQTFNIFIHGWCKINRVDEAHWSIQEMKGHGFHPSVISYTTIIQFYCCQCNFRKVYELLDEMAAQGCPPNAVTYTTVMSSLLKAEMFEEALQISLRLKTAGCKPDTLFYNCLIHVLGRAGQVKDAAEVFEVEMPKIGVAPNTSTYNCMIAMLCHHAQQQKALTLLQEMENSKICKPDVQTYYPLLKSCFKTGKIDSLLSKLLNDMVNKHHLSLDISAYSLLIHGLCRANRTQWAYSLFEAMIRKDITPKYRTCRLLFDEVKEKNMYDAVEKIEGFMKKL; translated from the coding sequence ATGATCGGCCATTTTCAAAACTGCCTTAGGAGGATTCGTTTCCTTACCCAACCATCAATATCCCGTGCCCTTCTCCATGCTTCCTCTGAAAGTTTCACGCTTGCTCTGCCTGTTGAATCTTCTTACTTCAGTGGATCAGGTCACCAAGTAGTAGGCCAGTATGACATTGATGTTCTCATAGGTAAAGTTCGTGTCGGGAGCAGTCATGAAGAAGTCTTTCAGTGCCTCATGAGTGACCGAGAATGTAATGCTATACAGCTTTCCCATGACCTCGTTGAGAAGTTGCTTCACCGGTTCAATGATGACTGGAAATCTGCGTTGGGTGCTTTTAAATGGGCAGCATCTCACCCAGGCTATAAACCCTCTCCTCAGGCATATGATTTGATGGTGGACATCCTAGGTAAAATGAAACAAATGGATCATATGAAGGATTTCTTGGAGGAGATGCGTCAAGGTCATTTTGTTACACTTAACACAATAGCCAAGGTTATGAGAAGGTTTGCTGGTGCAAGGGAATGGGAAAATGCTGTgaggatatttgatgagttggaAACTTTTGGATTGGAGAAGAACACTTATTCAATGAACTTGCTGCTCGACACCCTTTGCAAAGAGAAATACGTTGAACGGGCCCGTGAAATTTTCTTGTTGCTTAAATCACACATTGCACCTGACGCTcaaacatttaatattttcattcatGGTTGGTGCAAAATTAATCGCGTTGATGAGGCACATTGGTCAATTCAAGAGATGAAGGGACATGGTTTTCACCCTTCTGTCATTAGCTACACGACTATCATTCAGTTTTATTGTTGCCAATGCAACTTTCGTAAAGTTTATGAACTTCTTGATGAAATGGCTGCCCAAGGTTGTCCTCCCAATGCGGTTACTTACACCACTGTCATGTCCTCACTATTAAAGGCAGAGATGTTTGAGGAAGCTTTGCAAATTTCTTTGAGATTGAAAACTGCCGGATGCAAACCTGATACGCTTTTCTACAACTGCTTGATCCATGTACTGGGGCGAGCTGGCCAAGTGAAAGATGCTGCTGAAGTTTTTGAGGTAGAGATGCCGAAGATTGGCGTTGCCCCCAATACATCAACATATAATTGCATGATTGCTATGCTTTGCCATCATGCTCAACAACAGAAGGCCCTCACTCTTCTTCAAGAGATGGAGAATTCGAAAATTTGCAAGCCGGATGTTCAGACATATTATCCATTACTGAAGTCATGCTTTAAAACTGGGAAGATAGATAGTCTGTTGAGCAAACTATTGAATGATATGGTTAATAAGCATCATCTTAGTCTTGATATTTCAGCCTACTCACTACTGATTCATGGACTTTGTAGAGCAAACAGAACTCAGTGGGCTTACAGCCTGTTTGAAGCGATGATTAGGAAGGATATAACACCAAAATATCGAACATGCCGTTTGCTTTTTGATGAAGTCAAAGAGAAGAATATGTATGATGCAGTTGAGAAAATTGAAGGTTTCATGAAGAAATTATGA
- the LOC18609693 gene encoding ankyrin repeat and sterile alpha motif domain-containing protein 1B produces the protein MPPSYFPLRWESTGDQWWYALPIDWASANGLYDLVIELLHLDTNLLIKLTSLRRIRRLETVWDDEAQFHDVAKCRSLVARRLLQECETKKGNNSLIRAGYGGWLLYTAASAGDVDFVKELLERDPLLVFGEGEYGVTDIFYAAARSKSSEVFRLLLDFAVSSRSCLSSEGEAEDELSESRSAFKWEMMNRAVHAAARGGSLEILRELLGDCSDVLVYRDMQGSTILHTASGRGQVEVVQDLLASFDIVASPDNQGNTALHVAAYRGYLKVVEFLIHASPCLAYVKNNHGDTFLHVAVAAFRTPGFRRIDRQIELMKQLVCGEVVDMQDIINARNLDGRTALHMAVSENVQSNLVELLMAVPSIDLNVRDGDGMTPLDLLQRRPKSASSEILIKELIAAGGISYCQDNVARSAIVSHLRGQGIGGSPGTSFRIPDAEIFLYTGSENAYDAGCDQASVEYSSCLSELSDLNLSDSLDDKKSSSINHTAMRLRFFLQWPRKKETKAASTESVDDDPLEFMSTCRNWGDSHIPLREKYSKPLSLPKNKRTFSLRSDLPSRSTRKKFTAGLTQGVIQAVPHLAAPFKSPPSPFSGSSVASPISVDEQKGVRVAQLPCSNPSFNSKTAQMNPKQTSLDKRLMNQCFCLGAQGLAVEDSRSCARLDRSIKSVGSLVA, from the exons ATGCCGCCTTCTTACTTCCCTCTGCGCTGGGAGAGCACTGGAGACCAATGGTGGTATGCGTTACCTATTGATTGGGCATCTGCAAATGGCCTTTACGATCTGGTCATTGAGCTTCTCCACCTTGACACCAATCTTCTCATCAAGCTCACTTCTCTGCGCAGAATCCGCCGTCTCGAAACCGTGTGGGACGATGAGGCTCAGTTTCATGATGTTGCCAAATGCCGCTCTCTTGTTGCAAGAAGACTTCTTCAAGAATGTGAGACCAAGAAAGGTAACAATTCCTTGATTAGAGCTGGCTATGGAGGCTGGCTGTTGTACACTGCTGCCTCAGCTGGTGACGTGGATTTTGTTAAGGAACTGTTAGAGAGAGACCCTCTTCTTGTATTTGGAGAAGGAGAGTACGGTGTCACTGATATATTTTACGCAGCGGCTAGGAGCAAGAGCTCTGAGGTTTTCAGGCTGCTGCTTGATTTTGCTGTGTCGTCCAGGAGTTGCCTTAGCAGTGAAGGAGAAGCGGAGGATGAATTGAGTGAAAGTCGTTCGGCTTTCAAGTGGGAAATGATGAATAGAGCGGTTCATGCTGCGGCTAGAGGGGGGAGTTTAGAGATTTTGAGGGAGCTTCTTGGGGATTGTAGTGATGTACTGGTTTATAGAGATATGCAGGGGTCTACTATCTTGCATACAGCCTCTGGAAGAGGGCAGGTTGAG GTAGTGCAGGATCTTTTAGCATCGTTTGACATCGTAGCCTCTCCAGATAATCAAGGGAACACTGCATTGCATGTGGCAGCTTATCGGGGTTATTTAAAGGTTGTGGAGTTTCTGATTCATGCGTCTCCCTGTTTGGCCTATGTGAAAAACAATCATGGGGATACTTTTCTTCATGTGGCTGTGGCTGCGTTTAGAACCCCAGGCTTCCGAAGAATAGACCGCCAGATTGAGCTTATGAAACAATTAGTATGCGGTGAGGTTGTGGACATGCAAGATATCATCAATGCCAGAAACTTGGATGGAAGAACTGCTCTGCATATGGCTGTAAGTGAGAATGTTCAATCTAATCTGGTGGAACTACTCATGGCTGTGCCATCTATTGACTTGAATGTCCGTGATGGTGATGGCATGACCCCGTTAGATCTCCTCCAGAGACGGCCAAAATCAGCATCTTCTgaaattttaatcaaagaaCTAATTGCAGCTGGAGGGATCTCCTACTGTCAGGACAATGTGGCAAGAAGTGCCATTGTTTCCCATCTAAGAGGGCAGGGAATTGGTGGCAGTCCAGGAACTTCATTTAGAATTCCTGATGCAGAGATATTCTTGTACACCGGCTCTGaaaatgcatatgatgcagGTTGTGATCAAGCAAGTGTGGAATATAGTTCATGCCTGAGTGAACTAAGTGACTTGAACTTAAGTGATTCATTAGATGATAAGAAGTCAAGCTCCATAAATCATACTGCAATGCGCCTAAGATTTTTTCTCCAGTGGCCCAGGAAGAAGGAGACAAAAGCTGCTAGCACAGAATCAGTAGATGATGATCCTCTGGAGTTTATGAGTACTTGTAGAAATTGGGGTGACAGTCATATTCCGCTTCGTGAAAAGTACTCTAAACCTTTATCTCttccaaaaaacaaaaggacaTTTTCTCTGAGGAGTGATCTTCCAAGCCGATCCACCAGAAAGAAATTTACAGCAGGGCTAACTCAAGGTGTGATCCAGGCAGTGCCACATTTAGCTGCTCCTTTTAAATCACCTCCAAGTCCCTTCTCAGGGTCTTCCGTGGCCTCACCTATTTCAGTGGATGAACAAAAGGGTGTTCGTGTTGCTCAACTCCCTTGCTCAAATCCATCATTTAACAGTAAAACAGCACAAATGAATCCGAAGCAAACTTCACTCGATAAGAGGCTGATGAACCAGTGTTTCTGTTTAGGAGCACAAGGCCTGGCTGTGGAAGATAGTAGAAGTTGCGCACGGCTGGACCGCAGCATTAAGAGTGTCGGTTCTTTAGTTGCTTGA